From Planctomycetia bacterium, a single genomic window includes:
- a CDS encoding FHA domain-containing protein has product MNRDSRFSWTHPLDAWLRRRDARLCPPWQLPRVELEVTHGRTRQALRPLESRAYLIGAANDCDLVLTDPQFPAVYAYVMRDANGVKIRAIAESPMLTVNNRLVEETRLVDGDLVRTGPYEFRVHVSPAPLEAIVERTGMRHRIDPAATMNGGTRNAMFAAPRNQ; this is encoded by the coding sequence ATGAACCGCGATAGCCGTTTTTCCTGGACCCACCCGCTCGACGCCTGGCTCCGCCGCCGGGACGCCCGGCTTTGCCCGCCCTGGCAGTTGCCGCGCGTCGAGCTCGAAGTCACCCACGGGCGGACGCGCCAAGCGTTGCGACCGCTGGAATCGCGCGCCTATTTGATCGGCGCCGCGAACGATTGCGACCTGGTCCTGACCGACCCGCAATTCCCGGCCGTCTACGCCTACGTAATGCGCGACGCCAACGGCGTGAAAATCCGCGCCATCGCCGAATCGCCGATGTTGACGGTGAACAATCGACTGGTCGAGGAAACCCGCCTCGTCGACGGCGACCTGGTGCGCACCGGACCGTATGAGTTCCGCGTGCATGTTTCGCCGGCCCCGCTGGAAGCGATCGTCGAACGGACAGGGATGCGCCACCGCATCGATCCGGCCGCTACGATGAACGGGGGAACACGAAACGCAATGTTTGCAGCGCCAAGAAACCAATGA
- a CDS encoding DedA family protein, with protein MDTLKQIVDLFLHLDQHLTDVIRDYGLWTYLILFVIVFCETGLVVTPILPGDSLLFAVGALAARPDSPLDMWKLTALLWVAAVLGDAANYAFGHYLGPRVFKENRRFLKRAYLDRTQRFYDRYGGKTIILARFVPIVRTFAPFLAGVGAMSYPRFAVYNVAGATLWVGLFLWGGYYFGGHPFIQKNFEVVALAIVAISLLPVVVEFWRSRAAKKREAAVASGTPHADQ; from the coding sequence ATGGACACCCTGAAGCAAATCGTTGATCTCTTTCTGCACCTCGATCAGCATCTGACCGACGTGATCCGCGACTATGGTCTGTGGACTTATCTCATCCTGTTCGTGATCGTCTTTTGCGAAACGGGCCTCGTGGTCACGCCGATTTTGCCGGGCGACTCGCTGCTGTTCGCTGTCGGGGCCCTGGCGGCGCGGCCGGATTCGCCGCTCGATATGTGGAAACTCACGGCGTTACTGTGGGTCGCCGCCGTGTTGGGAGACGCCGCCAACTACGCTTTCGGACATTACCTGGGTCCCCGCGTGTTCAAGGAGAACCGCCGGTTTCTGAAACGCGCGTATCTCGATCGCACGCAGCGCTTCTACGACCGCTACGGCGGCAAGACGATCATCCTCGCGCGGTTCGTGCCGATTGTGCGCACGTTTGCGCCGTTTCTGGCCGGCGTCGGAGCGATGAGTTATCCTCGCTTCGCAGTCTATAACGTCGCCGGCGCCACGCTCTGGGTCGGCCTCTTTCTCTGGGGCGGCTACTACTTCGGCGGCCACCCGTTCATCCAGAAGAACTTCGAAGTCGTGGCGCTGGCGATCGTCGCGATTTCGTTGCTGCCGGTGGTGGTCGAGTTCTGGCGTTCACGCGCTGCCAAGAAGCGCGAAGCAGCTGTTGCGAGCGGCACGCCGCACGCGGATCAATAG